In one Aeromicrobium wangtongii genomic region, the following are encoded:
- a CDS encoding AMP-dependent synthetase/ligase, producing the protein MTSHPTPDLGNLSEDILDRLPEHSEDIALARMVGDSWVDVTLGEFHRDIIAVAKGLIGAGVAAGDRVALLSKTRYEWTVVDYAIWWTGAVTVPIYETSSASQISWILSDSGAVAAVVENEGHLGRVEEARGDAPDLGQVWTIDTGGLDVLRALGTDVTDEELEKRRSALTSDTLATLIYTSGTTGRPKGCQLTHGNFRYELNACLTELPEMFVPGASTLLFLPLAHVFARIIEVGAIRSGSKLGHTADVKDLVTHLGTYQPTFVLGVPRVFEKVFNTASGKAYADGKGKIFDRAAKTAISYSRALDGGKPGVLLRARHALFDKLVYGKLRDALGGRTEFAISGGAPLGERLAHFYRGIGVTIIEGYGLTETTAALCANRPSDMRLGTVGKPFAGTEVRVAEDGELSFRGPQVFHGYWKNPEATAEVLDADGWFATGDLGEIDEDGYIRITGRKKEIIVTAGGKNVAPAVLEDRVRAHALVSQCLVVGDGKPFIAALITIDAETWTGSLDDPELLAEVQKSIDEANTQVSKAESIRKFKILPEDWTEENGYLTPSFKVKRSAVLRDFHDVVEALFVR; encoded by the coding sequence GTGACATCGCACCCGACGCCCGATCTGGGCAACCTCAGCGAAGACATCCTGGACCGCCTCCCGGAGCACTCCGAAGACATCGCGCTGGCCCGCATGGTCGGGGACTCGTGGGTCGACGTGACGCTCGGTGAGTTCCACCGCGACATCATCGCCGTGGCCAAGGGCCTGATCGGCGCGGGCGTGGCAGCGGGCGACCGCGTGGCCCTGCTGTCGAAGACGCGCTACGAGTGGACCGTCGTGGACTACGCGATCTGGTGGACCGGCGCCGTCACGGTGCCGATCTACGAGACGTCCTCCGCCTCCCAGATCTCCTGGATCCTGTCCGACTCCGGGGCCGTGGCCGCGGTCGTGGAGAACGAAGGACACCTCGGCCGCGTCGAGGAAGCACGAGGCGACGCACCCGATCTCGGTCAGGTGTGGACGATCGACACCGGCGGCCTGGACGTGCTGCGCGCACTCGGGACCGACGTCACCGACGAGGAGCTGGAGAAGCGCCGCTCGGCCCTGACCAGCGACACCCTGGCGACCCTGATCTACACCTCGGGCACCACCGGACGCCCCAAGGGCTGCCAGCTGACCCACGGCAACTTCCGGTACGAGCTGAACGCCTGTCTGACCGAGCTGCCGGAGATGTTCGTGCCGGGCGCCTCCACCCTGCTGTTCCTCCCGCTGGCCCACGTGTTCGCCCGCATCATCGAGGTCGGCGCGATCCGGTCGGGGTCCAAGCTCGGCCACACCGCCGACGTCAAGGACCTGGTCACCCACCTGGGCACCTACCAGCCGACCTTCGTGCTGGGCGTCCCCCGGGTGTTCGAGAAGGTCTTCAACACCGCCAGCGGCAAGGCCTACGCCGACGGCAAGGGCAAGATCTTCGATCGGGCCGCAAAGACCGCGATCAGCTACAGCCGGGCGCTCGACGGCGGCAAGCCCGGCGTCCTCCTGCGGGCGCGTCACGCCCTGTTCGACAAGCTCGTCTACGGCAAGCTGCGCGACGCGCTGGGCGGTCGCACCGAGTTCGCGATCTCCGGTGGAGCGCCGCTGGGTGAGCGCCTGGCCCACTTCTACCGGGGCATCGGCGTCACGATCATCGAGGGCTACGGCCTGACCGAGACCACCGCCGCACTGTGCGCCAACCGTCCCAGCGACATGCGGCTCGGCACGGTCGGCAAGCCGTTCGCCGGCACCGAGGTCCGCGTCGCCGAGGACGGCGAGCTCAGCTTCCGCGGGCCGCAGGTGTTCCACGGCTACTGGAAGAACCCGGAGGCCACGGCGGAGGTGCTCGACGCCGACGGCTGGTTCGCGACCGGCGATCTCGGCGAGATCGACGAGGACGGCTACATCCGCATCACGGGCCGCAAGAAGGAGATCATCGTGACCGCGGGCGGCAAGAACGTCGCTCCTGCGGTCCTGGAGGATCGGGTCCGCGCCCACGCACTGGTGAGCCAGTGCCTCGTGGTCGGTGACGGCAAGCCCTTCATCGCCGCGCTGATCACCATCGACGCCGAGACCTGGACCGGCAGCCTGGACGACCCCGAGCTCCTGGCCGAGGTGCAGAAGTCGATCGACGAGGCGAACACCCAGGTGTCCAAGGCCGAGTCGATCCGCAAGTTCAAGATCCTGCCCGAGGACTGGACCGAGGAGAACGGCTACCTGACGCCGTCGTTCAAGGTCAAGCGCAGCGCCGTCCTGCGCGACTTTCACGACGTCGTCGAGGCGCTCTTCGTCAGGTAG
- a CDS encoding SRPBCC family protein: MARTTSDIVIDAPADQIMAVIADFSAYPVWATGVKTADVVATADDDRARQVHFVLDAAPIRDEYDLAYVWDADRTVSWRLAEPGSMLTSMDGAYVLEPLDGARTRVTYQLSVDVSVPLLGMLKRKAEKVIIDTALKGLKKQVEAS, from the coding sequence ATGGCTCGCACCACGAGCGACATCGTCATCGATGCCCCGGCCGATCAGATCATGGCCGTGATCGCTGATTTCTCCGCGTATCCCGTGTGGGCGACCGGCGTCAAGACCGCCGACGTCGTCGCGACCGCGGACGATGATCGCGCGCGTCAGGTGCACTTCGTGCTCGACGCCGCGCCGATCCGCGACGAGTACGACCTGGCCTATGTGTGGGACGCCGACCGCACGGTCTCCTGGCGGCTGGCCGAGCCCGGCTCGATGCTGACCTCGATGGACGGCGCCTATGTCCTCGAGCCGCTCGACGGGGCACGGACCCGGGTCACCTACCAGCTGTCCGTCGACGTGTCGGTGCCGCTGCTCGGCATGCTCAAGCGCAAGGCCGAGAAGGTCATCATCGACACCGCCCTCAAGGGGTTGAAGAAACAGGTCGAGGCCTCGTGA
- a CDS encoding ROK family glucokinase, whose amino-acid sequence MTLAIGVDIGGTKIAAGLVSETGQILDSVEEPTPEDASAIPVAVADLVERLTGEQDAVGIGIGAAGFVGEDRQTVRFAPNIDWREEPLGQRVQSLVKLPVVVENDANAAAWGEFSFGAGEDTDDDLLLITVGTGIGGGIVHHGQLYRGGFGVAAEIGHMRIVPDGILCGCGQRGCYEQYGSGSALVRDARERVLNEDPRAGAIAALGGGDPSRITGQELTKLAKDGDPLAVELLTELGRWIGEGAAVLATILDPSVIAIGGGVAAAGDLVLASVVEAFETHLPARAHRPQASLRLATLGNEAGIIGAADLARVEPV is encoded by the coding sequence GTGACCCTCGCCATCGGCGTCGACATCGGCGGCACGAAGATCGCGGCCGGCCTGGTGTCGGAGACCGGACAGATCCTCGACTCCGTCGAGGAGCCCACCCCGGAGGACGCGAGCGCGATCCCGGTCGCCGTCGCCGATCTCGTGGAGCGGCTGACCGGGGAGCAGGATGCGGTGGGCATCGGCATCGGTGCCGCCGGATTCGTCGGCGAGGACCGGCAGACCGTCCGCTTCGCCCCCAACATCGACTGGCGCGAGGAGCCGCTGGGCCAGCGGGTGCAGTCACTCGTGAAGCTGCCGGTCGTGGTGGAGAACGACGCCAACGCCGCCGCGTGGGGCGAGTTCAGCTTCGGTGCCGGTGAGGACACCGACGACGACCTGCTGCTCATCACGGTCGGCACCGGCATCGGCGGCGGCATCGTGCACCACGGGCAGCTGTACCGCGGCGGATTCGGCGTGGCCGCCGAGATCGGCCACATGCGCATCGTGCCCGACGGCATCTTGTGCGGCTGCGGTCAGCGGGGCTGCTACGAGCAGTACGGCAGCGGCAGCGCGCTGGTGCGTGACGCCCGCGAGCGGGTGCTGAACGAGGACCCGCGGGCCGGCGCGATAGCGGCGCTCGGCGGCGGCGACCCGTCCCGCATCACAGGTCAGGAGCTGACCAAGCTCGCGAAGGACGGTGATCCGCTGGCGGTGGAGCTGTTGACCGAGCTCGGCCGGTGGATCGGCGAGGGCGCCGCGGTGCTGGCGACGATCCTCGACCCCAGCGTCATCGCGATCGGCGGCGGCGTGGCCGCCGCGGGCGACCTGGTGCTGGCCAGCGTCGTGGAGGCGTTCGAGACGCACCTGCCGGCACGTGCTCACCGTCCCCAGGCGTCGCTGCGCCTGGCCACCCTGGGCAACGAGGCCGGCATCATCGGGGCCGCGGATCTCGCCCGCGTCGAGCCGGTCTGA
- a CDS encoding ROK family glucokinase, with protein MVVSLGIDIGGTKIAAGIVDADGRVLDRVRRDTPTTDPLQVIDAIADITELFRKEHHIRAIGIGAAGFVDATQSTVLFAPHLAWRHEPLRDAVARRTRLPVLVDNDANAAGWAEWRFGAAQNETDLVLITLGTGIGGALVIDGQPYRGKFGIAGEFGHMQVVPGGLSCPCGNRGCWEQYASGRVLTRRAREAADDGTPFGVELLSDAGGDVLAIGGAHVTAHARRGNKEAMAWIADVGDWLGVGIANLAAALDPGTFVIGGGVSDAGELLLAPTRAAFSRTLTGRGYRAEARIVQAHLGPEAGLIGAADMARLTARRRRPASPGARARVRAAARTGRSPRPRR; from the coding sequence ATGGTCGTCTCGCTGGGGATCGACATCGGCGGCACCAAGATCGCCGCGGGCATCGTCGACGCCGACGGCCGGGTGCTGGACCGGGTGAGGCGGGACACCCCCACGACCGACCCGCTGCAGGTCATCGACGCGATCGCCGACATCACCGAGCTGTTCCGCAAGGAGCACCACATCCGGGCCATCGGCATCGGCGCGGCGGGATTCGTCGACGCCACCCAGTCCACGGTGCTGTTCGCGCCGCACCTGGCCTGGCGGCACGAGCCCCTGCGTGATGCCGTCGCACGACGAACCCGCCTGCCGGTGCTGGTCGACAACGACGCGAATGCGGCCGGCTGGGCGGAGTGGCGCTTCGGCGCGGCGCAGAACGAGACCGATCTGGTGCTCATCACGCTCGGCACCGGGATCGGCGGCGCCCTGGTCATCGACGGGCAGCCGTACCGCGGCAAGTTCGGCATCGCCGGGGAGTTCGGCCACATGCAGGTCGTGCCCGGTGGGCTGTCGTGCCCGTGCGGCAACCGGGGGTGCTGGGAGCAGTACGCCAGCGGACGGGTGCTGACGCGTCGCGCCCGCGAGGCCGCGGACGACGGCACGCCCTTCGGCGTCGAGCTGCTGTCCGACGCGGGTGGAGACGTGCTGGCCATCGGCGGCGCACACGTCACCGCACATGCCCGCAGGGGCAATAAGGAGGCCATGGCCTGGATCGCCGACGTCGGCGACTGGCTGGGGGTCGGCATCGCGAACCTGGCCGCCGCCCTGGACCCGGGCACCTTCGTGATCGGCGGCGGGGTCAGTGACGCGGGGGAGCTGTTGCTCGCGCCGACCCGCGCGGCGTTCTCGCGGACGCTGACCGGTCGGGGCTACCGCGCCGAGGCGCGGATCGTCCAGGCCCACCTGGGGCCCGAGGCCGGGCTGATCGGCGCAGCCGACATGGCCAGGCTCACAGCACGGCGCCGTCGTCCGGCCAGTCCCGGCGCGAGGGCCCGTGTTCGGGCAGCTGCAAGAACAGGTAGATCGCCGCGGCCACGAAGATGA
- a CDS encoding alpha/beta hydrolase: MTSTPRPGAEPFAADGGSTGVLLSHGFTGSPASMTPWARHLAERGHTVRVPRLPGHGTTWQDMNRTRWTDWYDELDTALTDLRSRCDRVAVAGLSMGGCLALRLAQQRPSDVDALVLVNPAVNVKRFDVKLVPALQWVIPSMPGIGNDIKMPGQDEIGYDRTPLKALASQLKMWKDVRAALPTVTQPLLFFRSTDDHVVDETSRRIILDGLSSTVVEDVTLDNSFHVATLDHDAPLIFSRTDVFLAEHLPAEHPGAAHERS, translated from the coding sequence ATGACCTCCACGCCGCGGCCCGGAGCCGAACCCTTTGCTGCAGACGGTGGCAGCACCGGTGTCCTGCTCAGTCACGGCTTCACCGGCTCGCCGGCGTCCATGACTCCATGGGCCCGGCACCTCGCCGAGCGCGGCCACACCGTCCGGGTGCCTCGCCTCCCCGGGCACGGGACGACCTGGCAGGACATGAACCGGACCCGCTGGACGGACTGGTACGACGAGCTCGACACCGCCCTGACCGACCTGCGCTCCCGCTGCGACCGGGTCGCCGTGGCCGGGCTGTCGATGGGTGGGTGCCTCGCCCTGCGCCTGGCCCAGCAGCGCCCGTCCGACGTGGACGCGCTCGTGCTGGTCAACCCGGCGGTCAACGTCAAGCGGTTCGACGTCAAGCTCGTCCCCGCGCTGCAGTGGGTCATCCCCTCGATGCCGGGCATCGGCAACGACATCAAGATGCCCGGGCAGGACGAGATCGGCTACGACCGGACACCGCTGAAGGCGCTGGCCTCGCAGCTGAAGATGTGGAAGGACGTGCGCGCGGCGCTGCCCACGGTCACCCAGCCGCTGCTGTTCTTCCGTTCCACCGACGACCACGTCGTTGACGAGACCTCGCGCCGGATCATCCTGGACGGTCTCTCGTCCACCGTCGTCGAGGACGTCACGCTGGACAACAGCTTCCACGTCGCGACGCTGGACCACGACGCCCCGCTGATCTTCTCGCGCACCGATGTCTTCCTGGCCGAGCACCTGCCCGCCGAGCACCCGGGAGCAGCGCATGAGCGATCGTGA
- a CDS encoding lysophospholipid acyltransferase family protein: protein MFYWFLKFLALGPLLKLIFRPWAEGTENVPKEGAVILASNHLSYSDWLFMPLVIPRRVTFVAKAEYFEGSGLKGWLQKTFFSGAGQVPIDRTSGSAAAGAIKTQLRLLRDGEVCGIYPEGTRSHDGKLYRGRTGVARLALEAGVPVIPLAVIGTDVVAPPGKVFGRFARPGVRFGKPLDFSRYEGLQDDRYILRAITDEIMYEIMRLSDQEYVDLYAPDAKKRDQAREKEAAKQAAQEAARAESDEVWQEIRPQ, encoded by the coding sequence GTGTTCTATTGGTTCTTGAAGTTCCTCGCGCTGGGTCCGTTGCTCAAGCTGATCTTCAGACCATGGGCGGAGGGCACGGAGAACGTGCCCAAGGAGGGTGCCGTCATCCTGGCGAGCAACCACCTGTCCTACAGCGACTGGCTGTTCATGCCGCTGGTGATCCCGCGGCGGGTGACCTTCGTGGCCAAGGCCGAGTACTTCGAGGGATCCGGCCTCAAGGGCTGGCTGCAGAAGACCTTCTTCTCCGGTGCCGGTCAGGTGCCGATCGATCGCACGAGCGGGTCCGCGGCGGCGGGGGCCATCAAGACGCAACTGCGACTGCTGCGCGACGGCGAGGTGTGCGGCATCTACCCGGAGGGCACCCGCTCGCACGACGGCAAGCTCTACCGCGGACGAACGGGCGTCGCGCGGCTCGCGCTGGAGGCCGGTGTGCCGGTCATCCCGCTGGCCGTCATCGGCACCGATGTCGTGGCGCCCCCCGGCAAGGTGTTCGGCCGCTTCGCCCGTCCCGGCGTCCGGTTCGGCAAGCCGCTGGACTTCAGCCGCTACGAGGGACTGCAGGACGACCGCTACATCCTGCGGGCCATCACTGACGAGATCATGTACGAGATCATGCGCCTGTCCGATCAGGAGTACGTCGACCTGTACGCGCCGGACGCCAAGAAGCGCGACCAGGCCCGCGAGAAGGAAGCTGCCAAGCAGGCCGCCCAGGAGGCGGCCCGCGCCGAGTCCGACGAGGTGTGGCAGGAGATTCGTCCGCAGTAG
- a CDS encoding 6-phosphofructokinase yields the protein MRVGMLTGGGDCPGLNAVIRAVVRKGVTAYGHDFIGFRDGWRGPLENDTMALGIEQVRGILPRGGTILGSSRTNPFAIDNGVEQIKDNLAANGCDALIAIGGEDTLGVATRLADLGVDVVGVPKTIDNDLSGTDFTFGFDTAVNIATEAIDRLHTTAESHHRVLVVEVMGRHAGWIALHSGMAGGANIILIPERPFDIEQVCAQVESRFATHYAPIIVVSEGAVPVEGGDMSLASGEKDAFGHVRLGGIGDRLAAEIERRTGKEARAVVLGHVQRGGTPTAFDRWLATRFGLHAITAVHEGDFGTMMALRGTEIVRVPLSEGTDQLKTVRADLYEEAEVFFG from the coding sequence ATGCGCGTCGGAATGCTCACCGGGGGAGGAGACTGCCCCGGACTCAATGCGGTCATCCGGGCCGTCGTGCGCAAGGGGGTCACGGCGTACGGGCATGACTTCATCGGCTTCCGGGACGGCTGGCGCGGCCCGCTGGAGAACGACACCATGGCCCTGGGCATCGAGCAGGTGCGCGGCATCCTGCCCCGTGGCGGCACGATCCTGGGCTCGTCGCGGACCAATCCCTTCGCGATCGACAACGGCGTCGAGCAGATCAAGGACAACCTGGCCGCCAACGGCTGCGACGCCCTGATCGCGATCGGCGGCGAGGACACGCTGGGGGTGGCGACGCGGCTGGCCGATCTGGGGGTGGACGTGGTGGGCGTCCCCAAGACGATCGACAACGACCTGTCCGGCACCGACTTCACCTTCGGCTTCGACACCGCGGTCAACATCGCGACCGAGGCGATCGACCGGCTGCACACGACGGCCGAGTCCCACCACCGGGTGCTGGTGGTCGAGGTCATGGGCCGGCACGCGGGATGGATCGCGCTGCACAGCGGAATGGCCGGCGGCGCCAACATCATCCTGATCCCCGAGCGGCCGTTCGACATCGAGCAGGTGTGCGCGCAGGTGGAGAGCCGTTTCGCGACCCACTACGCGCCGATCATCGTGGTCTCCGAGGGCGCCGTGCCGGTCGAGGGCGGCGACATGTCGCTGGCCAGCGGCGAGAAGGACGCCTTCGGGCACGTGCGGCTCGGCGGCATCGGCGACCGGCTGGCCGCCGAGATCGAGCGCCGCACCGGCAAGGAGGCGCGGGCCGTCGTGCTGGGCCACGTGCAGCGCGGCGGGACGCCGACGGCCTTCGACCGGTGGCTCGCGACCCGGTTCGGGCTGCACGCCATCACCGCGGTGCACGAGGGGGACTTCGGCACGATGATGGCTCTGCGCGGCACCGAGATCGTCCGGGTGCCGCTGTCCGAGGGCACCGACCAGCTCAAGACCGTCCGCGCCGACCTCTACGAGGAGGCCGAGGTGTTCTTTGGGTGA
- a CDS encoding class II 3-deoxy-7-phosphoheptulonate synthase, with protein sequence MNIPSLDDLHAIGAAQQPTYVDQSARDAAVQKLRKMPPLVFAGECDALRDRLAEVAQGKAFLLQGGDCAETFEGVTAENVRNKLRVLLSMAVVLTYAASVPVVKVGRLAGQYAKPRSSDTETRDGVTLPAYRGDAVNGFDFTPESRAHDPQRLVDVYNASAATLNLARAFTTGGYADLRQMHAWNTDFVKSSPVRERYERIGAEIDRALAFMDAIGVDPEEFHTVDFFSSHEALVLEYEHALTRIDSRTQQPYDVSSHFVWIGERTRQLDGAHVELLSRIANPIGVKLGPTTTADDAIALYEKLNPDRIPGKVSFITRFGAGKIRDGLPNLVEKVTAAGIEVAWICDPMHGNTFETSNGYKTREFDDVIDEVRGFFEVHRALGTWPGGLHVELTGDDVTECVGGGAKLSAEDLTHRYETLCDPRLNRAQSLELAFLVAEMLAGR encoded by the coding sequence GTGAACATCCCCAGCCTTGACGACCTCCATGCGATCGGCGCTGCCCAGCAGCCCACGTATGTCGACCAGTCTGCCCGCGACGCCGCGGTGCAGAAGCTGCGGAAGATGCCCCCGCTGGTGTTTGCGGGGGAGTGCGATGCACTCCGTGACCGGCTCGCCGAGGTGGCGCAGGGCAAGGCGTTCCTGCTGCAGGGTGGCGACTGCGCCGAGACCTTCGAGGGCGTGACGGCCGAGAACGTGCGCAACAAGCTGCGCGTCCTGCTGTCGATGGCCGTCGTGCTGACGTACGCGGCCAGCGTGCCGGTGGTCAAGGTCGGCCGGCTGGCCGGCCAGTACGCCAAGCCCCGCTCGAGCGACACCGAGACGCGCGACGGCGTCACGTTGCCGGCGTACCGCGGCGATGCGGTCAACGGCTTCGACTTCACGCCCGAGTCCCGCGCCCACGACCCGCAGCGGCTCGTCGACGTCTACAACGCATCGGCCGCGACGCTGAACCTGGCGCGCGCCTTCACGACCGGTGGCTACGCCGATCTGCGTCAGATGCACGCGTGGAACACCGACTTCGTCAAGAGCAGCCCGGTGCGCGAGCGCTATGAGCGCATCGGCGCCGAGATCGACCGAGCCCTGGCGTTCATGGACGCCATCGGCGTCGATCCGGAAGAGTTCCACACCGTCGACTTCTTCTCCTCGCACGAGGCGCTGGTCCTGGAGTACGAGCACGCGCTGACCCGCATCGACTCGCGCACGCAGCAGCCGTACGACGTGTCGAGCCACTTCGTGTGGATCGGCGAGCGCACCCGCCAGCTCGACGGCGCACACGTCGAGCTGCTCAGCCGCATCGCGAACCCGATCGGCGTGAAGCTGGGCCCCACCACGACGGCCGATGACGCGATCGCGCTGTACGAGAAGCTCAACCCCGACCGCATCCCCGGCAAGGTCAGCTTCATCACCCGCTTCGGCGCCGGCAAGATCCGTGACGGCCTGCCGAACCTGGTCGAGAAGGTCACCGCGGCCGGCATCGAGGTGGCGTGGATCTGCGATCCGATGCACGGCAACACCTTCGAGACCAGCAACGGGTACAAGACCCGTGAGTTCGACGACGTCATCGACGAGGTCCGTGGCTTCTTCGAGGTGCACCGCGCGCTGGGCACCTGGCCCGGCGGCCTGCACGTCGAGCTGACCGGCGATGACGTCACCGAGTGCGTCGGCGGCGGCGCCAAGCTCTCGGCCGAGGACCTCACCCACCGCTACGAGACCCTGTGCGACCCGCGCCTCAACCGCGCCCAGTCGCTCGAGCTGGCCTTCCTCGTCGCCGAGATGCTCGCCGGTCGCTGA
- the pknB gene encoding Stk1 family PASTA domain-containing Ser/Thr kinase, with the protein MALTGDEALVGSVLNERYLIGERIARGGMASVFKATDQRLDREVAIKVMHRGLGDDQQFTQRFVREAKSAAKLNHRNVVSVFDQGTDGEVTYLVMEYVPGHTLRDLMRQEAPMAPYRALELLEQVLIALSAAHAARIIHRDVKPENVLITPDGEVKVADFGLARAVSAATTATGGTLIGTVSYLAPEIVTNDGADARSDVYACGAMLYEMLTGFKPHSGDSPIQVAYKHVHEDIGPPSDLEPGIPPYVDALVARATVRDRDQRSTDARVMLQQVRSVQRALQAGLADDPELVADLLPGGRVDEDADSPTVAVPRIPAGAAASASATALTTSTAASSEHTMEWSSGVTDPPVPPAGGAAKPLGLDPPMSRAQYGQAASKPHSRRGRTLLILALLLAVLAGGLTWYFTDLRYDETPYLVNSSETVAKENAEAAGFTFKVEKRDFSETVLAGTIISTDPDPGAKILPGGTIEAVVSKGPDRVFIPKGDLKGMTVEEATAALAEQDLVLGEQKQVFDEKIDEGRIVKADGVTSTDELKRGTAVNVLVSKGRKPIKITDHTGDPLDAARKALAAAGFKVSTSETFSDSVPEGRIVSQSPSQGTGFKNDTISLSVSKGPEEIPIPSVIGMSKSDGRAALEAAGFKVRALWFPGAGNYTIQGQSPNGGEKAKRGATVTISPI; encoded by the coding sequence GTGGCATTGACGGGCGACGAAGCCCTCGTCGGTAGTGTCCTCAACGAGCGCTACCTGATCGGCGAGCGCATTGCGCGCGGCGGCATGGCGAGCGTCTTCAAGGCGACCGACCAGCGACTCGACCGCGAGGTCGCGATCAAGGTCATGCACCGCGGTCTCGGCGACGACCAGCAGTTCACCCAGCGCTTCGTCCGTGAGGCGAAGTCCGCTGCCAAGCTCAACCACCGCAATGTCGTGTCGGTCTTCGACCAGGGCACCGACGGCGAGGTGACCTATCTGGTCATGGAGTACGTGCCGGGCCACACCCTGCGCGATCTCATGCGCCAAGAGGCGCCCATGGCGCCCTACCGCGCGCTCGAGCTGCTCGAGCAGGTCCTCATCGCGCTGTCGGCCGCGCACGCGGCCCGCATCATCCACCGCGACGTGAAGCCCGAGAACGTCCTCATCACCCCCGACGGCGAGGTCAAGGTCGCCGACTTCGGCCTGGCTCGTGCGGTCAGCGCCGCGACCACCGCGACCGGCGGCACGCTGATCGGCACGGTGTCGTACCTGGCCCCCGAGATCGTCACGAACGACGGTGCCGATGCCCGCTCGGACGTCTACGCGTGCGGCGCGATGCTGTACGAGATGCTCACCGGTTTCAAGCCGCACTCGGGCGACTCACCGATCCAGGTGGCCTACAAGCACGTGCACGAGGACATCGGTCCCCCGTCGGACCTCGAGCCCGGCATCCCCCCGTACGTCGACGCCCTGGTCGCCCGGGCCACCGTCCGCGACCGCGACCAGCGGTCGACCGATGCGCGGGTCATGCTGCAGCAGGTCCGCTCGGTCCAGCGCGCCCTGCAGGCCGGGCTGGCCGATGATCCCGAGCTGGTGGCCGACCTGTTGCCGGGCGGGCGCGTCGACGAGGACGCCGACTCCCCCACCGTCGCCGTTCCCCGCATCCCGGCCGGCGCAGCCGCGTCCGCCTCCGCGACGGCACTGACGACATCCACCGCAGCCAGCTCCGAGCACACCATGGAGTGGAGCAGCGGCGTCACCGATCCGCCGGTCCCCCCGGCCGGCGGCGCCGCCAAGCCGCTGGGCCTCGACCCGCCGATGAGCCGCGCGCAGTACGGCCAGGCCGCGAGCAAGCCCCACTCGCGCCGCGGGCGCACCCTGCTGATCCTCGCTCTGCTGCTGGCCGTGCTGGCCGGCGGCCTGACCTGGTACTTCACCGACCTGCGGTACGACGAGACGCCGTACCTGGTCAACAGCTCCGAGACCGTCGCCAAGGAGAACGCCGAGGCCGCCGGCTTCACGTTCAAGGTAGAAAAGCGCGACTTCTCCGAGACGGTCCTGGCCGGCACGATCATCAGCACCGACCCGGACCCGGGCGCCAAGATCCTGCCCGGCGGGACGATCGAGGCCGTGGTGTCCAAGGGGCCGGACCGGGTGTTCATCCCGAAGGGCGACCTCAAGGGCATGACGGTCGAGGAGGCCACGGCCGCCCTCGCCGAGCAGGACCTGGTCCTGGGCGAGCAGAAGCAGGTCTTCGACGAGAAGATCGACGAGGGCCGCATCGTCAAGGCCGATGGCGTGACGTCCACCGACGAGCTCAAGCGCGGCACCGCGGTCAACGTGCTGGTCAGCAAGGGCCGCAAGCCCATCAAGATCACCGACCACACCGGCGATCCCCTCGACGCGGCACGCAAGGCCCTCGCGGCCGCCGGCTTCAAGGTGTCGACGTCCGAGACGTTCAGCGACTCCGTCCCCGAGGGACGCATCGTGTCCCAGTCACCCTCCCAGGGCACGGGCTTCAAGAACGACACGATCTCGTTGTCGGTCTCCAAGGGCCCCGAGGAGATCCCCATTCCTTCGGTCATCGGCATGAGCAAGTCTGACGGGCGGGCGGCCCTGGAGGCCGCCGGGTTCAAGGTGCGGGCGCTGTGGTTCCCCGGTGCGGGCAACTACACGATCCAGGGCCAGAGCCCCAACGGCGGCGAGAAGGCCAAGCGCGGCGCGACCGTCACGATCTCACCGATCTGA